A window of the Citrus sinensis cultivar Valencia sweet orange chromosome 9, DVS_A1.0, whole genome shotgun sequence genome harbors these coding sequences:
- the LOC102623420 gene encoding 60S ribosomal protein L39-3, producing the protein MPSHKTFMIKKKLAKKMRQNRPIPHWIRMRTDNTIRYNAKRRHWRRTKLGF; encoded by the exons ATG CCATCACACAAGACTTTCATGATTAAGAAGAAGCTGGCGAAGAAGATGAGACAGAACAGGCCAATCCCTCACTGGATCCGTATGCGAACTGACAACACTATCAG GTATAATGCAAAGCGTAGACACTGGCGCCGCACCAAGTTAGGATTTTAA
- the LOC102623721 gene encoding uncharacterized protein LOC102623721 isoform X2, producing MPRASSKRKSSAPQNPPAVKSSNARSGKAKAKEIENFFDKYANGGIIDPDGIVTLCKDLELEYTDVRILMLAWKLKAVKLGYFTQDEWETGLKTLQVNNLSKLKKAISELEKEVRTPPNFADFYSFAFRYHLTEEKQKNIDIETICELLNLVLGPQFRRQVDLLIDYLKVQSNYKVINLDQWLGIFRFCNEISFPDLENYDETQAWPLILDNFVDWLRENHR from the exons ATGCCCCGTGCATCATCAAAGCGGAAATCATCGGCCCCACAAAATCCGCCGGCCGTCAAATCCTCTAATGCTCGTTCCG GAAAAGCTAAAGCGAAGGAGATAGAGAacttttttgataaatatgcGAATGGAGGAATAATCGA CCCAGATGGTATAGTGACTCTTTGCAAGGACCTAGAACTGGAGTACACTGATGTCAGGATTCTGATGCTTGCTTG GAAGTTGAAAGCTGTAAAGTTGGGCTACTTCACTCAG GATGAGTGGGAAACGGGTCTGAAAACACTGCAGGTCAATAACCTAAGCAAACTGAAAAAAGCTATTTCAGAACTGGAGAAAGAG GTGAGGACACCACCAAACTTTGCAGACTTCTATTCTTTTGCATTTCGCTACCACTTGACAG AAGAGAAGCAAAAGAACATAGATATTGAGACCATCTGTGAATTGCTAAATCTTGTTTTGGGACCCCAATTCCGTCGTCAAGTTGATTTACTGATTGATTATCTAAAG GTTCAAAGCAACTACAAGGTAATAAACCTGGACCAGTGGCTGGGTATTTTTCGATTTTGTAATGAG ATAAGCTTTCCAGATCTTGAAAACTATGACGAAACTCAAGCTTGGCCCTTGATCCTCGACAATTTTGTCGATTGGTTGAGAGAGAACCATAGATAG
- the LOC102624297 gene encoding LOW QUALITY PROTEIN: class V chitinase CHIT5b-like (The sequence of the model RefSeq protein was modified relative to this genomic sequence to represent the inferred CDS: deleted 1 base in 1 codon), translated as MASLHYVCSLLSILVCLITIAATGPITASPPPVKAAYWPSWAESFPPSAINTNLFTHIYYAFLMPNNVTYKFNIDNSTAIQLSNFTTTLHHKNPPVKTLFSIGGAGADTSIFVDMASHPRSRQAFIHSSIQVARKFGFDGLDLDWEFPQNPKEMHDLGLLLDEWRLALEREAKATCQPPLLFTAAVYFSVDFFVADVYRKYPVGSINRNLDWINAMCFDYHGGWDNTTTGAHAALYDPKSNLSTSYGLKSWLRAGVPRSKLVMGLPLYGRSWKLKDPNSHEIGSPAVDVGPGDKGLMQFVQVGEFNRMNGATVVYDVGSVSTYSFAGATWIGYDDEISATIKVGFAQALGLRGYFFWALSYDDEWKISTQVARAWILND; from the exons ATGGCATCTCTCCACTATGTTTGCTCGTTACTTTCTATACTTGTTTGCTTGATAACCATCGCTGCCACCGGACCTATTACGGCGTCACCTCCGCCCGTTAAAGCAGCTTATTGGCCTTCATGGGCTGAGAGTTTTCCTCCATCGGCCATAAACACGAATTTGTTCACGCACATTTACTATGCTTTTCTCATGCCAAATAACGTCACATACAAATTCAACATCGACAATTCGACGGCCATTCAACTCTCCAACTTCACCACCACCCTCCATCACAAAAACCCGCCGGTAAAGACACTTTTCTCCATCGGTGGTGCCGGTGCAGATACTTCAATCTTTGTTGACATGGCTTCTCATCCCAGGTCCCGTCAAGCTTTCATACACTCATCTATTCAGGTTGCACGTAAATTTGGATTTGATGGGCTGGACCTTGATTGGGAGTTCCCTCAAAACCCAAAAGAGATGCATGACTTGGGCCTCTTGTTGGATGAATGGCGGCTCGCCCTCGAGAGGGAAGCCAAGGCCACGTGTCAACCTCCTCTGCTGTTTACTGCCGCCGTGTACTTCTCCGTCGACTTTTTCGTAGCCGACGTCTACAGAAAGTATCCAGTAGGCTCAATTAATCGGaatttggattggattaatgCAATGTGTTTCGATTATCATGGAGGCTGGGATAATACGACAACGGGAGCCCATGCGGCATTATACGACCCTAAGAGTAACTTGAGCACCAGCTACGGGCTCAAGTCTTGGCTCAGGGCCGGGGTGCCCAGAAGCAAACTGGTTATGGGC TTGCCGCTGTATGGGAGGTCGTGGAAACTCAAGGACCCAAATTCACATGAGATTGGATCACCGGCGGTTGACGTGGGCCCAGGAGATAAAGGGTTAATGCAGTTTGTGCAAGTGGGGGAATTTAATAGGATGAATGGTGCCACTGTGGTGTATGACGTGGGAAGTGTATCCACATATTCTTTTGCGGGCGCAACGTGGATTGGGTATGATGATGAAATTTCAGCCACAATCAAGGTTGGGTTTGCTCAAGCCCTTGGGCTTCGAGGGTATTTCTTTTGGGCCTTGAGTTATGACGACGAATGGAAAATTTCAACCCAAG TTGCCCGGGCATGGATTCTCAATGATTGA
- the LOC102623247 gene encoding cysteine-rich receptor-like protein kinase 10 isoform X1 produces MAIKSIRVLFFIFLSSFQLEFSDAQTWIKAGYWLAGREFPLSDINSALFTHLICAFAEVDSSTYQLSISSANQQYFSIFANSVRRKNPSIKTLLSIWNGQNSTYQSILGNKNINPSVLSSMVGDSSHRKSFIESSIRTARLYGFQGIDLFWLWPNSTDLNSLGILLDEWKASASDQPELTLSMAVRYSPTHETVSYPIDSMKKNLNWAHLVAYDYHMPSKENVTGIHAALYNPSSNISTDFGIREWLRRGFPANKLVLGLPFHGYAWTLVNPNDNDVGARASGPGITIDGSMGYKFIRAFIQNYGYGAAPVYNASYVVNLFTSGATWINFDGVETIKAKISYAKEKNLLGYKAFQLSNDDNWALSRAAQIEENNDKDKQRLLLLILLPIGLVLILIASLICYFRRTAIKSKVMIILGRRNLRTPGTSTPAAEYFDSDTPNLQVFSFSDIKAATNNFSSANKLGEGGFGPVYKGNLPRGQEFAVKRLSATSTQGLEEFKNEVSLTARLQHVNLLRVLGYCTERDENMLIYEYLPNKSLDLYLFDPIRRYVLDWQKRVNIIEGVTQGLLYLQEYSNFRVIHRDLKASNILLDNELNPKISDFGMAKLFRKDVDEANTGRIVGTYGYVPPEYVKKGIYSMKYDVYSFGVLLLQIISSKRNTRYYGTSENLNFLEYAFEQWKDSKGKEFIDPSLDDSSSPCKLLNCMQVALLCVQENPEDRPSMLEVSSMLKDDSMAIAAPKRPAFSAKGDENAETSSTSRQEIYSFNDPELSQLEPR; encoded by the exons ATGGCAATAAAAAGTATTCGTGTCCtcttctttatctttctttcttcttttcagtTAGAGTTTTCAGATGCACAGACCTGGATCAAAGCTGGTTACTGGCTAGCTGGCCGTGAGTTTCCGTTGTCTGACATAAATTCTGCCTTGTTTACTCACCTTATATGTGCTTTCGCTGAAGTTGATTCTTCCACCTACCAGCTTTCCATTTCCTCTGCCAATCAGCAATACTTCTCAATCTTCGCTAACAGCGTTAGGCGAAAAAACCCATCAATCAAGACTCTTCTGTCAATCTGGAATGGACAGAATTCAACGTATCAATCCATTTTGggcaacaaaaatattaaccCTTCAGTTTTATCTTCAATGGTTGGCGACTCTTCTCACAGGAAGTCTTTCATTGAATCTTCAATAAGAACTGCAAGGCTTTATGGATTTCAAGGCATTGACTTGTTCTGGCTCTGGCCTAACAGTACGGACTTGAATAGTCTGGGAATTCTTTTAGATGAATGGAAAGCTTCTGCAAGTGATCAGCCAGAGTTGACGTTGTCAATGGCTGTTCGTTATTCGCCAACTCATGAAACCGTGAGTTATCCTATTGATTCAATGAAGAAGAACTTGAATTGGGCACATTTAGTGGCATACGACTATCATATGCCTTCGAAGGAAAATGTTACAGGTATCCATGCTGCTTTATACAATCCTTCAAGCAATATTAGTACTGATTTCGGCATAAGAGAATGGTTAAGAAGAGGGTTCCCTGCAAACAAATTGGTTCTTGGTTTGCCATTTCATGGCTATGCATGGACATTAGTGAATCCCAATGACAACGACGTAGGCGCCAGGGCTTCGGGCCCCGGAATAACCATCGATGGTTCAATGGGCTACAAATTCATCAGAGCATTTATTCAGAACTATGGTTATGGAGCTGCTCCGGTTTACAATGCTTCTTATGTAGTAAACTTATTCACCAGTGGAGCAACTTGGATCAATTTTGATGGAGTGGAGACTATAAAAGCGAAGATTTCTTATGCCAAGGAGAAGAATTTACTGGGTTACAAGGCTTTTCAACTTTCTAATGATGACAATTGGGCACTTTCTCGAGCAG CTcaaatagaagaaaataatgataaagacAAGCAGAGGTTACTGCTACTAATTTTGCTTCCAATTGGTCTGGTTCTTATCCTAATAGCCTCCCTGATATGTTACTTCCGAAGAACTGCAATCAAGTCGAAAG TGATGATAATTCTAGGCAGAAGAAACTTGCGTACCCCAGGAACTAGTACACCAGCTGCCGAATATTTTGACAGCGATACTCCTAATCTACAAGTATTCAGTTTTTCCGACATCAAGGCGgctacaaataatttttccagTGCAAACAAGCTTGGAGAGGGTGGATTTGGCCCCGTTTATAAG GGTAACTTGCCAAGAGGCCAGGAATTTGCAGTGAAGAGATTATCAGCAACATCTACTCAAGGACTTGAGGAGTTCAAGAATGAGGTTTCTCTGACTGCAAGACTTCAACATGTAAATCTACTTAGGGTTTTGGGATACTGCACTGAGAGAGATGAAAATATGCTGATATACGAATACTTGCCCAACAAAAGCTTGGATCTCTATCTCTTTG ACCCAATTAGACGATATGTTTTGGATTGGCAAAAGAGAGTGAACATCATTGAAGGGGTTACTCAAGGGCTTCTATATCTTCAAGAGTACTCTAATTTCAGAGTCATTCACAGAGATTTAAAAGCCAGCAACATTTTATTGGACAATGAATTGAACCCCAAGATTTCAGATTTCGGAATGGCTAAACTTTTCAGAAAAGATGTAGACGAAGCTAACACAGGGAGGATTGTTGGAACATA TGGCTATGTTCCTCCTGAATATGTTAAAAAAGGAATCTACTCCATGAAATATGATGTCTACAGCTTTGGAGTTCTGCTTCTGCAGATCATAAGTAGCAAGAGGAACACCCGTTATTATGGCACGAGTGAAAACTTGAATTTTCTTGAATAT GCATTTGAGCAATGGAAAGACAGCAAAGGTAAGGAATTTATCGATCCATCACTTGATGACTCATCTTCACCATGTAAGCTCTTGAACTGTATGCAAGTGGCTCTGTTATGTGTACAAGAAAATCCTGAGGACAGGCCATCAATGTTAGAAGTTTCATCCATGCTGAAagatgattcaatggccattGCTGCTCCAAAAAGGCCTGCATTTTCAGCAAAGGGTGATGAAAATGCAGAAACCAGCTCCACATCGCGGCAAGaaatttattcattcaatGATCCTGAACTTTCACAGTTAGAACCCAGATGA
- the LOC102623721 gene encoding uncharacterized protein LOC102623721 isoform X1, translated as MPRASSKRKSSAPQNPPAVKSSNARSAGKAKAKEIENFFDKYANGGIIDPDGIVTLCKDLELEYTDVRILMLAWKLKAVKLGYFTQDEWETGLKTLQVNNLSKLKKAISELEKEVRTPPNFADFYSFAFRYHLTEEKQKNIDIETICELLNLVLGPQFRRQVDLLIDYLKVQSNYKVINLDQWLGIFRFCNEISFPDLENYDETQAWPLILDNFVDWLRENHR; from the exons ATGCCCCGTGCATCATCAAAGCGGAAATCATCGGCCCCACAAAATCCGCCGGCCGTCAAATCCTCTAATGCTCGTTCCG CAGGAAAAGCTAAAGCGAAGGAGATAGAGAacttttttgataaatatgcGAATGGAGGAATAATCGA CCCAGATGGTATAGTGACTCTTTGCAAGGACCTAGAACTGGAGTACACTGATGTCAGGATTCTGATGCTTGCTTG GAAGTTGAAAGCTGTAAAGTTGGGCTACTTCACTCAG GATGAGTGGGAAACGGGTCTGAAAACACTGCAGGTCAATAACCTAAGCAAACTGAAAAAAGCTATTTCAGAACTGGAGAAAGAG GTGAGGACACCACCAAACTTTGCAGACTTCTATTCTTTTGCATTTCGCTACCACTTGACAG AAGAGAAGCAAAAGAACATAGATATTGAGACCATCTGTGAATTGCTAAATCTTGTTTTGGGACCCCAATTCCGTCGTCAAGTTGATTTACTGATTGATTATCTAAAG GTTCAAAGCAACTACAAGGTAATAAACCTGGACCAGTGGCTGGGTATTTTTCGATTTTGTAATGAG ATAAGCTTTCCAGATCTTGAAAACTATGACGAAACTCAAGCTTGGCCCTTGATCCTCGACAATTTTGTCGATTGGTTGAGAGAGAACCATAGATAG
- the LOC102623247 gene encoding class V chitinase-like isoform X3 — protein sequence MAIKSIRVLFFIFLSSFQLEFSDAQTWIKAGYWLAGREFPLSDINSALFTHLICAFAEVDSSTYQLSISSANQQYFSIFANSVRRKNPSIKTLLSIWNGQNSTYQSILGNKNINPSVLSSMVGDSSHRKSFIESSIRTARLYGFQGIDLFWLWPNSTDLNSLGILLDEWKASASDQPELTLSMAVRYSPTHETVSYPIDSMKKNLNWAHLVAYDYHMPSKENVTGIHAALYNPSSNISTDFGIREWLRRGFPANKLVLGLPFHGYAWTLVNPNDNDVGARASGPGITIDGSMGYKFIRAFIQNYGYGAAPVYNASYVVNLFTSGATWINFDGVETIKAKISYAKEKNLLGYKAFQLSNDDNWALSRAAQIEENNDKDKQRLLLLILLPIGLVLILIASLICYFRRTAIKSKVMIILGRRNLRTPGTSTPAAEYFDSDTPNLQVFSFSDIKAATNNFSSANKLGEGGFGPVYKGNLPRGQEFAVKRLSATSTQGLEEFKNEVSLTARLQHVNLLRVLGYCTERDENMLIYEYLPNKSLDLYLFDPIRRYVLDWQKRVNIIEGVTQGLLYLQEYSNFRVIHRDLKASNILLDNELNPKISDFGMAKLFRKDVDEANTGRIVGT from the exons ATGGCAATAAAAAGTATTCGTGTCCtcttctttatctttctttcttcttttcagtTAGAGTTTTCAGATGCACAGACCTGGATCAAAGCTGGTTACTGGCTAGCTGGCCGTGAGTTTCCGTTGTCTGACATAAATTCTGCCTTGTTTACTCACCTTATATGTGCTTTCGCTGAAGTTGATTCTTCCACCTACCAGCTTTCCATTTCCTCTGCCAATCAGCAATACTTCTCAATCTTCGCTAACAGCGTTAGGCGAAAAAACCCATCAATCAAGACTCTTCTGTCAATCTGGAATGGACAGAATTCAACGTATCAATCCATTTTGggcaacaaaaatattaaccCTTCAGTTTTATCTTCAATGGTTGGCGACTCTTCTCACAGGAAGTCTTTCATTGAATCTTCAATAAGAACTGCAAGGCTTTATGGATTTCAAGGCATTGACTTGTTCTGGCTCTGGCCTAACAGTACGGACTTGAATAGTCTGGGAATTCTTTTAGATGAATGGAAAGCTTCTGCAAGTGATCAGCCAGAGTTGACGTTGTCAATGGCTGTTCGTTATTCGCCAACTCATGAAACCGTGAGTTATCCTATTGATTCAATGAAGAAGAACTTGAATTGGGCACATTTAGTGGCATACGACTATCATATGCCTTCGAAGGAAAATGTTACAGGTATCCATGCTGCTTTATACAATCCTTCAAGCAATATTAGTACTGATTTCGGCATAAGAGAATGGTTAAGAAGAGGGTTCCCTGCAAACAAATTGGTTCTTGGTTTGCCATTTCATGGCTATGCATGGACATTAGTGAATCCCAATGACAACGACGTAGGCGCCAGGGCTTCGGGCCCCGGAATAACCATCGATGGTTCAATGGGCTACAAATTCATCAGAGCATTTATTCAGAACTATGGTTATGGAGCTGCTCCGGTTTACAATGCTTCTTATGTAGTAAACTTATTCACCAGTGGAGCAACTTGGATCAATTTTGATGGAGTGGAGACTATAAAAGCGAAGATTTCTTATGCCAAGGAGAAGAATTTACTGGGTTACAAGGCTTTTCAACTTTCTAATGATGACAATTGGGCACTTTCTCGAGCAG CTcaaatagaagaaaataatgataaagacAAGCAGAGGTTACTGCTACTAATTTTGCTTCCAATTGGTCTGGTTCTTATCCTAATAGCCTCCCTGATATGTTACTTCCGAAGAACTGCAATCAAGTCGAAAG TGATGATAATTCTAGGCAGAAGAAACTTGCGTACCCCAGGAACTAGTACACCAGCTGCCGAATATTTTGACAGCGATACTCCTAATCTACAAGTATTCAGTTTTTCCGACATCAAGGCGgctacaaataatttttccagTGCAAACAAGCTTGGAGAGGGTGGATTTGGCCCCGTTTATAAG GGTAACTTGCCAAGAGGCCAGGAATTTGCAGTGAAGAGATTATCAGCAACATCTACTCAAGGACTTGAGGAGTTCAAGAATGAGGTTTCTCTGACTGCAAGACTTCAACATGTAAATCTACTTAGGGTTTTGGGATACTGCACTGAGAGAGATGAAAATATGCTGATATACGAATACTTGCCCAACAAAAGCTTGGATCTCTATCTCTTTG ACCCAATTAGACGATATGTTTTGGATTGGCAAAAGAGAGTGAACATCATTGAAGGGGTTACTCAAGGGCTTCTATATCTTCAAGAGTACTCTAATTTCAGAGTCATTCACAGAGATTTAAAAGCCAGCAACATTTTATTGGACAATGAATTGAACCCCAAGATTTCAGATTTCGGAATGGCTAAACTTTTCAGAAAAGATGTAGACGAAGCTAACACAGGGAGGATTGTTGGAACATA G
- the LOC102623247 gene encoding class V chitinase-like isoform X2, which translates to MAIKSIRVLFFIFLSSFQLEFSDAQTWIKAGYWLAGREFPLSDINSALFTHLICAFAEVDSSTYQLSISSANQQYFSIFANSVRRKNPSIKTLLSIWNGQNSTYQSILGNKNINPSVLSSMVGDSSHRKSFIESSIRTARLYGFQGIDLFWLWPNSTDLNSLGILLDEWKASASDQPELTLSMAVRYSPTHETVSYPIDSMKKNLNWAHLVAYDYHMPSKENVTGIHAALYNPSSNISTDFGIREWLRRGFPANKLVLGLPFHGYAWTLVNPNDNDVGARASGPGITIDGSMGYKFIRAFIQNYGYGAAPVYNASYVVNLFTSGATWINFDGVETIKAKISYAKEKNLLGYKAFQLSNDDNWALSRAAQIEENNDKDKQRLLLLILLPIGLVLILIASLICYFRRTAIKSKVMIILGRRNLRTPGTSTPAAEYFDSDTPNLQVFSFSDIKAATNNFSSANKLGEGGFGPVYKGNLPRGQEFAVKRLSATSTQGLEEFKNEVSLTARLQHVNLLRVLGYCTERDENMLIYEYLPNKSLDLYLFDPIRRYVLDWQKRVNIIEGVTQGLLYLQEYSNFRVIHRDLKASNILLDNELNPKISDFGMAKLFRKDVDEANTGRIVGT; encoded by the exons ATGGCAATAAAAAGTATTCGTGTCCtcttctttatctttctttcttcttttcagtTAGAGTTTTCAGATGCACAGACCTGGATCAAAGCTGGTTACTGGCTAGCTGGCCGTGAGTTTCCGTTGTCTGACATAAATTCTGCCTTGTTTACTCACCTTATATGTGCTTTCGCTGAAGTTGATTCTTCCACCTACCAGCTTTCCATTTCCTCTGCCAATCAGCAATACTTCTCAATCTTCGCTAACAGCGTTAGGCGAAAAAACCCATCAATCAAGACTCTTCTGTCAATCTGGAATGGACAGAATTCAACGTATCAATCCATTTTGggcaacaaaaatattaaccCTTCAGTTTTATCTTCAATGGTTGGCGACTCTTCTCACAGGAAGTCTTTCATTGAATCTTCAATAAGAACTGCAAGGCTTTATGGATTTCAAGGCATTGACTTGTTCTGGCTCTGGCCTAACAGTACGGACTTGAATAGTCTGGGAATTCTTTTAGATGAATGGAAAGCTTCTGCAAGTGATCAGCCAGAGTTGACGTTGTCAATGGCTGTTCGTTATTCGCCAACTCATGAAACCGTGAGTTATCCTATTGATTCAATGAAGAAGAACTTGAATTGGGCACATTTAGTGGCATACGACTATCATATGCCTTCGAAGGAAAATGTTACAGGTATCCATGCTGCTTTATACAATCCTTCAAGCAATATTAGTACTGATTTCGGCATAAGAGAATGGTTAAGAAGAGGGTTCCCTGCAAACAAATTGGTTCTTGGTTTGCCATTTCATGGCTATGCATGGACATTAGTGAATCCCAATGACAACGACGTAGGCGCCAGGGCTTCGGGCCCCGGAATAACCATCGATGGTTCAATGGGCTACAAATTCATCAGAGCATTTATTCAGAACTATGGTTATGGAGCTGCTCCGGTTTACAATGCTTCTTATGTAGTAAACTTATTCACCAGTGGAGCAACTTGGATCAATTTTGATGGAGTGGAGACTATAAAAGCGAAGATTTCTTATGCCAAGGAGAAGAATTTACTGGGTTACAAGGCTTTTCAACTTTCTAATGATGACAATTGGGCACTTTCTCGAGCAG CTcaaatagaagaaaataatgataaagacAAGCAGAGGTTACTGCTACTAATTTTGCTTCCAATTGGTCTGGTTCTTATCCTAATAGCCTCCCTGATATGTTACTTCCGAAGAACTGCAATCAAGTCGAAAG TGATGATAATTCTAGGCAGAAGAAACTTGCGTACCCCAGGAACTAGTACACCAGCTGCCGAATATTTTGACAGCGATACTCCTAATCTACAAGTATTCAGTTTTTCCGACATCAAGGCGgctacaaataatttttccagTGCAAACAAGCTTGGAGAGGGTGGATTTGGCCCCGTTTATAAG GGTAACTTGCCAAGAGGCCAGGAATTTGCAGTGAAGAGATTATCAGCAACATCTACTCAAGGACTTGAGGAGTTCAAGAATGAGGTTTCTCTGACTGCAAGACTTCAACATGTAAATCTACTTAGGGTTTTGGGATACTGCACTGAGAGAGATGAAAATATGCTGATATACGAATACTTGCCCAACAAAAGCTTGGATCTCTATCTCTTTG ACCCAATTAGACGATATGTTTTGGATTGGCAAAAGAGAGTGAACATCATTGAAGGGGTTACTCAAGGGCTTCTATATCTTCAAGAGTACTCTAATTTCAGAGTCATTCACAGAGATTTAAAAGCCAGCAACATTTTATTGGACAATGAATTGAACCCCAAGATTTCAGATTTCGGAATGGCTAAACTTTTCAGAAAAGATGTAGACGAAGCTAACACAGGGAGGATTGTTGGAACATA A